The sequence below is a genomic window from Deltaproteobacteria bacterium.
GCCGGTATTACCAGATTGACTATTATGTCGGCGGTAAGCGTGTTCGAGAAACCCTCAAAGGTGTCACCACCAAGCAGGAAGCCCTTGAGATCGAGCGAGAAAGGCTCAGGAATGGAATAGGCCCCATCCAATTCAAACGGTTCAAAGACCTTGCCGAGTGGTATTTGACCCATCCTGACAAAGCCCAGAAAAAGACTCTCGATAAAGACAGAGAACGCCTAGACCTGCATCTACTGCCCTACTTCGGCCATTGCAAGTCCCAGGATATAACTCCGTCCATGGTCGATGACTACAAGGTCAAGAGGCTGAAGGACTTTGCAGCCCCTGCCACGATCAACCGTGAACTCGCCCTTTTGCGGCATATCCTCAGATTTGCCTACCGGAAAGAGAAAATCCACAGGGTTCCGCCTATAAGCCTTCTGAAAGAGGACAACGTAAGACAGAGGTTCATCACGGAAGAGGAGATCCAGAAGATCCTCGAATACCTGTCCGGGGACGCAAGGGACGTGGTGATTGTCGCCTACCATACAGGGATGAGGCTTGG
It includes:
- a CDS encoding site-specific integrase, producing the protein MAVRKTGRYYQIDYYVGGKRVRETLKGVTTKQEALEIERERLRNGIGPIQFKRFKDLAEWYLTHPDKAQKKTLDKDRERLDLHLLPYFGHCKSQDITPSMVDDYKVKRLKDFAAPATINRELALLRHILRFAYRKEKIHRVPPISLLKEDNVRQRFITEEEIQKILEYLSGDARDVVIVAYHTGMRLGEILDLRWKNVDLKRRLFVFKGEKSNGRERAVALAPEVVEVLSRRPRGLPGVKLFHLKMYQVEGAWGRACKKVGVKDAKIHDLRRTRCTIWHKEEGLPQDLIMSMSGHRTDSMFRRYQITSTEFVESLARKWAEQKGGNRNGETNS